A part of Lactobacillus sp. ESL0700 genomic DNA contains:
- a CDS encoding transglycosylase domain-containing protein, with amino-acid sequence MANNKSSSNNQRQSRREYRQKQPKPLWWRVIKWCLLAALLLIVSGIGLFAYYAKDAPNISQAQLESGGSSGFYTTNGKFLLSLGSEKRIYVKDSPKLQLLKDAVVSVEDKRFYKDKLGIDPIRIAGSMLTNAQSKGIAAGGSTITQQLVKLTVFSTDASQRTLRRKAQEAWLAMRVQREYTHDEILEFYINKVYMNYGNYGIGTAANYYYGKSIGKLDLAQTALLAGMPNRPTAYNPYTYPKYAKYRRNIVLNAMLDNKKITQAQYDQASKESIKKGLKHHSQKAQTKLRQIDDPYIKEAIGEVQDKGFDPYRDNLKITVNIDQKAQNKLYELANNGLVPFTNDQMQVGATVVDPSNGHIVAILGGRHLPSVQLGLDRAVQTSRSTGSSIKPVLDYGPAIQYLNWSTAKMLDDSKYYYPGTNVQLYDWDNKYDGMMTMRHALEQSRNVPAVKTLKQVGVPKAAAFAKKLGINVPKSSGLSVAIGANASSMQMAGAFSAFAAMGVYHKPQFVSKIETPDGLTRNYDSAGVQVMSKSTAYMITDMLKGVIKNGSGTSAKIAGLHQAGKTGSVKYSDQDLARYPGYASTPKDSWFVGYTQSYVMGVWTGYDNLKDGTISGIGQQSAQLLYKSMMSYLMQNKSNIDWQKPSSVIRARIAKNSNPPEVSSSGQWQLFVRGHAPSGIVDDSSNYDEDDEQADTNSSSPTTNTQQNHATKQHKKQNGSTAQSHDSQHHTNTHQNNQNNHQPENHEPSSNNSSSSGSTNDEAPAENDTGTKP; translated from the coding sequence ATGGCAAACAATAAATCTAGTTCAAATAATCAGCGCCAGTCGCGCCGAGAATATCGACAAAAGCAGCCTAAGCCTTTGTGGTGGCGCGTAATTAAATGGTGTCTTCTAGCTGCTTTATTGCTAATTGTTTCGGGAATTGGTCTTTTCGCATATTATGCAAAGGATGCACCCAACATCAGTCAAGCTCAGCTTGAAAGCGGCGGTTCATCCGGCTTTTACACTACTAATGGTAAGTTTCTTTTATCATTAGGTTCAGAAAAGCGGATCTATGTTAAGGATAGTCCTAAATTGCAACTGCTTAAAGATGCAGTTGTGTCTGTTGAGGACAAACGCTTCTATAAAGATAAGTTAGGTATTGACCCGATTAGAATTGCAGGCTCAATGTTGACTAACGCTCAAAGCAAAGGAATTGCTGCTGGTGGGTCAACAATTACCCAGCAACTAGTTAAGTTAACGGTCTTTTCGACAGATGCTTCGCAAAGAACATTGCGGCGTAAAGCTCAAGAAGCGTGGCTGGCAATGCGTGTTCAGCGCGAATATACGCATGACGAAATTCTAGAATTTTACATTAATAAGGTTTACATGAATTACGGCAATTACGGCATTGGGACAGCTGCTAATTATTATTATGGTAAGAGTATTGGTAAGCTGGACCTAGCGCAGACTGCCCTACTTGCTGGGATGCCAAACAGGCCAACCGCTTATAACCCGTATACCTACCCTAAATATGCTAAATATCGCAGAAACATCGTCTTAAACGCAATGCTGGATAATAAGAAAATCACGCAGGCGCAATACGACCAAGCAAGTAAGGAAAGCATTAAAAAGGGGCTAAAACATCATAGCCAAAAGGCCCAAACTAAATTACGTCAAATTGATGATCCTTACATTAAGGAAGCAATCGGCGAGGTGCAAGACAAGGGCTTTGATCCTTATCGTGATAACCTCAAGATTACGGTGAATATCGACCAAAAAGCACAAAATAAGCTGTATGAGCTTGCTAATAACGGTCTAGTACCGTTCACTAATGATCAAATGCAGGTTGGTGCCACAGTTGTTGATCCAAGTAACGGCCACATTGTCGCTATTTTGGGTGGACGACACTTGCCTTCTGTACAGCTCGGGCTTGACCGTGCTGTTCAAACCAGCCGTTCAACTGGGTCTTCAATTAAGCCAGTGCTTGATTATGGCCCAGCAATTCAATATCTAAACTGGTCGACGGCCAAAATGCTTGATGATAGTAAATACTATTACCCTGGCACGAATGTGCAACTTTATGACTGGGATAACAAGTACGACGGCATGATGACCATGCGGCACGCATTGGAGCAATCACGTAATGTTCCTGCTGTTAAAACTTTGAAGCAAGTTGGTGTTCCTAAAGCTGCTGCTTTTGCGAAAAAGCTGGGAATTAACGTTCCAAAATCTTCCGGACTGTCGGTAGCGATTGGGGCAAATGCTTCAAGTATGCAAATGGCCGGTGCCTTTAGTGCTTTTGCGGCAATGGGTGTTTATCATAAACCGCAATTTGTTTCTAAAATCGAAACTCCAGATGGTTTAACCCGCAATTATGATTCTGCCGGTGTTCAGGTAATGAGCAAGTCAACGGCGTACATGATTACCGACATGCTTAAGGGTGTCATTAAAAATGGTTCGGGTACGAGTGCTAAAATTGCTGGCTTGCACCAAGCTGGCAAAACTGGTTCTGTTAAATATTCAGATCAGGATTTGGCTCGCTACCCTGGCTATGCCTCAACGCCTAAGGATTCTTGGTTTGTTGGTTACACACAAAGTTATGTCATGGGTGTTTGGACAGGCTATGACAATCTAAAAGATGGGACTATTTCTGGTATTGGTCAGCAATCTGCACAGCTGCTGTATAAGAGCATGATGTCATATCTGATGCAAAATAAATCCAATATTGATTGGCAAAAGCCAAGCTCAGTTATTCGGGCTAGAATTGCTAAAAACTCCAATCCACCTGAAGTTTCTTCAAGTGGTCAATGGCAATTATTTGTTCGCGGTCATGCTCCTAGCGGAATTGTTGACGACAGTAGCAATTACGATGAGGATGATGAGCAAGCTGATACTAACAGCTCTAGTCCAACGACTAATACGCAGCAAAACCATGCGACTAAGCAACATAAGAAGCAAAACGGCTCAACTGCCCAGTCGCATGACAGTCAGCATCATACAAATACCCATCAAAATAATCAAAACAATCATCAACCTGAAAATCATGAGCCAAGTTCAAATAATTCCTCATCGTCAGGTTCAACTAACGATGAAGCACCAGCTGAAAATGATACAGGTACTAAACCATAA
- a CDS encoding helicase C-terminal domain-containing protein produces MTSFAKDTFAVVDLETTGTQREDDNHIIQFGCAIVKNLQVVKTYSFMINPHREIPLAVQNLTHIHNEDVAGQKDFAYYAPKISKILKGTVFVAHNVNFDLPFLNYELVSHGFDELSNKAIDTVELAKIAFPTLPSYKLSDLTAQLKIKHLNPHKADSDAYGTAILLIDIIHQLETLPQATLNTLSSLAHGLIRDTSWIFTTIAENARQQKRPLSKDRMQVRNIVLQKQRVTTPSNPKTSKAKFPVKDDLKRKLFKGKINYRQPQVNLINQIDDFLGNGNERAMLVEAPNGTGKTFSYLFAYAYRLYSSRKLVIATPTKVLQNQVISQEIPQMLAVTKLDLTAEVVKSSSHYLDLDGFYQSLYQGTQNKPTLILQMRILVWLTQTKTGDLDELQLTNYRAPLFTQVTHPGDARVGSNFAAVDFWNLARQRQEQADILVTNHAYLANHYNDSIWGQNPYLVIDEAHRFVDNVITSRNDSFQFESLWGVLSHIRNLLYYAEDGISNQYGNDTQLNFLLEKLNPELIDLIHVMNRLQKMLAAKKSRAINQNLLANGKLLLSFQGTDLFPKKGQFRPRLSEFQRKLESVRQHLNQILFKLDKEAGDTTSDEDALLSEITTQLDRLDFYIEKSYQLSDLLNDQKNLQQEGFIVTLTNPQDPLSANLSWLMLDASSELKQIYARFDHLLFVSATLTSENNFTFAIKQLALADLMPKEYIGKSTFKLAKHLEVLSVKDMPDFSDSQYPAQLANILTNDLGKKKHVLVLMTNLDQIKEVFTLILNSPNLRDFEILAQGLSGSNNRIAKRFAIANQAIILGADSFWEGIDFHQCGIDLVIAAKLPFESPDQPEVRLRQKKLQDEGLNVFQTDTIPRAVIRFRQGMGRLIRGEEDRGQFVILDSRIWQRDYGKVFLDAIPVKTQKVSLKELRDKLANYD; encoded by the coding sequence ATGACATCATTTGCTAAAGACACTTTTGCGGTCGTCGATTTGGAAACAACAGGCACGCAGCGTGAGGACGATAATCATATTATCCAGTTTGGCTGCGCCATTGTTAAAAACCTGCAGGTTGTCAAGACCTATTCGTTCATGATTAATCCCCACCGTGAAATTCCCTTGGCAGTTCAAAATCTGACCCACATTCATAATGAGGATGTTGCTGGGCAAAAAGACTTTGCTTACTACGCTCCCAAAATCAGTAAAATTCTTAAAGGAACGGTTTTTGTCGCGCATAACGTTAACTTTGACCTGCCGTTTTTAAATTATGAATTGGTTAGTCACGGCTTTGATGAGTTATCTAACAAGGCAATTGATACGGTTGAATTAGCTAAAATCGCCTTTCCAACCTTGCCGTCATACAAGCTCAGTGACTTAACGGCTCAATTAAAAATCAAGCATTTAAATCCGCACAAGGCCGATTCTGATGCGTACGGCACTGCCATCTTATTAATTGATATTATTCATCAGCTCGAGACTTTGCCACAAGCTACACTCAATACCCTCAGCTCGCTAGCTCACGGACTAATTCGTGATACCTCATGGATTTTTACAACGATTGCGGAAAATGCTCGCCAGCAAAAACGCCCCTTGAGTAAAGACCGAATGCAGGTACGGAATATTGTCCTGCAAAAGCAGCGAGTAACTACGCCAAGTAATCCTAAAACTAGCAAAGCAAAGTTTCCGGTTAAGGACGACCTTAAGCGCAAGCTGTTTAAAGGGAAAATTAATTATCGCCAGCCGCAGGTCAATTTGATTAACCAAATTGACGACTTTTTAGGTAACGGTAATGAGCGAGCAATGCTTGTTGAAGCACCTAATGGTACAGGAAAAACTTTTTCTTACCTATTTGCTTATGCTTACCGGTTATATTCCAGCCGAAAATTAGTCATTGCGACGCCAACCAAGGTTTTACAAAATCAGGTGATTAGTCAAGAAATCCCGCAAATGCTGGCGGTTACTAAGCTTGACCTGACTGCAGAAGTAGTTAAGTCAAGCAGTCACTACCTTGACCTCGATGGTTTTTATCAAAGTCTCTATCAGGGAACGCAAAACAAACCTACCTTGATTTTGCAAATGCGCATTTTAGTGTGGTTAACGCAAACAAAAACAGGTGATCTGGACGAATTGCAGCTAACCAATTATCGGGCGCCATTATTTACGCAAGTCACTCATCCGGGGGATGCACGTGTCGGCAGTAATTTTGCGGCTGTTGATTTTTGGAATCTGGCAAGACAGAGGCAGGAACAAGCTGATATTTTGGTAACCAATCATGCGTATTTGGCTAATCATTATAACGATTCTATCTGGGGCCAAAACCCGTACCTAGTAATTGATGAGGCCCACAGGTTCGTGGACAATGTGATTACTTCGCGCAATGATTCGTTTCAGTTTGAGTCACTTTGGGGTGTGCTTAGTCATATCCGCAATCTGCTGTACTACGCAGAGGATGGTATTTCTAACCAATACGGTAATGATACGCAGCTTAACTTTTTACTAGAGAAATTAAATCCAGAGCTTATCGATCTGATTCACGTAATGAATAGATTGCAGAAAATGTTGGCAGCCAAAAAATCGCGAGCAATCAATCAAAATCTACTAGCAAATGGTAAATTGCTACTTAGCTTTCAAGGAACAGACCTCTTTCCCAAAAAAGGGCAGTTTCGACCGCGGCTCAGTGAATTTCAACGTAAATTAGAGAGTGTTCGGCAGCATCTTAACCAGATTTTATTTAAGCTTGATAAAGAAGCTGGAGACACAACCAGTGATGAAGATGCATTATTAAGTGAAATCACGACGCAACTTGACCGTCTCGACTTTTATATTGAAAAGAGTTATCAGTTATCTGACTTGCTCAATGACCAAAAGAATTTGCAGCAGGAAGGCTTTATTGTTACCTTAACTAATCCGCAGGATCCTCTTAGTGCCAATCTTAGTTGGCTGATGCTAGATGCCAGCAGTGAGTTAAAGCAAATTTATGCGCGTTTTGACCATTTATTGTTTGTCAGTGCAACACTAACTAGTGAGAACAATTTTACTTTTGCGATTAAGCAGTTGGCCTTGGCCGATTTAATGCCCAAGGAGTACATTGGTAAGAGTACCTTCAAATTAGCAAAGCACCTTGAGGTATTGTCGGTTAAGGACATGCCAGACTTTAGCGATAGTCAATATCCTGCGCAATTGGCAAATATTCTGACTAACGATTTAGGCAAGAAAAAGCATGTGCTGGTACTAATGACCAATTTGGACCAAATTAAAGAAGTATTTACGCTGATTCTAAATTCACCGAATTTACGGGACTTTGAAATTTTGGCTCAAGGATTGTCAGGGTCAAATAATCGTATTGCCAAAAGATTTGCGATTGCCAATCAGGCAATTATTCTTGGTGCTGACAGCTTTTGGGAAGGAATTGATTTTCACCAATGCGGGATTGATCTGGTAATTGCAGCCAAATTGCCGTTTGAATCGCCGGATCAGCCAGAAGTTAGATTACGGCAAAAGAAGTTGCAGGATGAAGGCTTGAATGTTTTTCAGACTGATACAATACCGCGGGCAGTAATTCGCTTTCGTCAAGGGATGGGGCGCTTAATTCGCGGCGAGGAAGATCGCGGTCAATTTGTAATCTTAGATTCACGCATTTGGCAGAGAGATTATGGTAAAGTATTTCTGGATGCAATTCCGGTAAAAACGCAGAAAGTCAGTTTAAAGGAGTTACGAGATAAGTTGGCTAATTATGATTAA
- the asnS gene encoding asparagine--tRNA ligase produces MTELISIRDCSKHVDEEVEMHVWLTDKRSSGKIIFLQLRDGTAFFQGVMRKNDVSSEVFEAAKSLHQEASFYIKGTVHQDERSHFGYEIQISDLKVVTNNEGYPITNKEHGIDFLLDHRHLWLRSRRPFAIMRIRNIIFKATVDFFENEGFVKFDAPIFMHSAPEGTTELFHTEYFGGDAYLSQSGQLYGEVGAEAFGKIFTFGPTFRAEESKTRRHLTEFWMMEPEMAWMHQDESLDIQERFLSYVVKQVLANCRYELEILGRDPKKLEPAAEGNYTRLSYDDAVKMLQEGGRDFKWGDDFGSPDEAYISEKFDRPFFIVNYPTVIKPFYMKKNPENPKEYLCADVLAPEGYGEIMGGSERESDYDILKKQINEAGLNEDDYSWYLDLRKYGSVPHSGFGMGFERVIAWICKLDHVREAIPFPRMINRIEP; encoded by the coding sequence ATGACAGAATTAATTTCAATTAGAGACTGTTCCAAGCATGTTGATGAAGAAGTTGAGATGCATGTTTGGCTAACAGATAAACGTTCAAGTGGGAAGATTATTTTCTTACAATTGCGTGATGGTACCGCGTTTTTCCAAGGAGTTATGCGGAAAAATGACGTTTCTAGCGAAGTATTTGAAGCAGCCAAGTCATTGCACCAAGAAGCTAGCTTTTACATTAAGGGAACTGTTCATCAAGATGAGCGCTCACACTTTGGCTACGAAATTCAAATTTCGGACCTGAAGGTTGTTACTAATAACGAAGGCTACCCAATCACAAATAAGGAACACGGGATTGATTTCTTGCTCGATCACCGTCACTTATGGTTAAGAAGCCGGCGACCATTTGCTATCATGCGCATTAGAAATATCATTTTTAAAGCAACGGTTGATTTCTTTGAAAATGAAGGCTTCGTAAAATTTGATGCGCCAATTTTCATGCATTCTGCACCAGAAGGTACAACTGAGTTGTTCCATACGGAATACTTTGGTGGGGATGCTTACTTATCACAATCAGGTCAACTTTATGGTGAAGTTGGTGCTGAAGCATTTGGCAAAATCTTCACCTTTGGTCCAACATTTAGAGCTGAAGAATCAAAGACTAGACGTCATCTAACTGAATTTTGGATGATGGAACCAGAAATGGCATGGATGCATCAAGATGAATCCCTTGATATTCAAGAAAGATTTTTATCTTATGTTGTTAAGCAAGTATTAGCTAACTGCCGATATGAATTGGAAATCTTGGGTCGTGATCCTAAGAAGCTTGAACCAGCCGCAGAAGGTAACTACACTCGTTTATCATACGATGATGCCGTTAAGATGCTGCAAGAAGGTGGTCGTGACTTCAAGTGGGGCGATGACTTTGGTTCTCCTGACGAAGCTTACATTTCAGAAAAATTTGACCGACCATTCTTTATCGTAAATTACCCAACAGTAATTAAGCCATTTTACATGAAGAAGAACCCAGAAAACCCTAAGGAATACCTATGTGCTGATGTTTTGGCACCTGAAGGCTACGGCGAAATCATGGGCGGTTCAGAACGTGAAAGCGACTATGACATTCTGAAAAAGCAAATTAATGAAGCTGGCTTGAATGAAGATGATTACAGCTGGTACCTTGACTTGCGTAAGTATGGTAGTGTGCCACACTCAGGCTTTGGTATGGGCTTTGAACGTGTAATTGCTTGGATTTGTAAATTAGACCATGTTCGTGAAGCTATTCCATTCCCAAGAATGATTAACCGCATCGAGCCATAA
- the nth gene encoding endonuclease III: MAHEKLLSTEEAHKVLRTINKMYPDAKSELIWDNNFHLLCAVLMSAQTTDKMVNRVMPQFIADYPTPVELAQATIADIEDHISKIGLYHSKAKHLKETAQILVDKYDCKIPGDKKTLVTLPGVGVKTANVVLADGFGIPAIAVDTHVSRISKRFHIVAQDAKPLEIEKRLEEVLPPEEWIHTHHAMILFGRYSMTARDKDDPYTYLK, encoded by the coding sequence ATGGCACACGAAAAATTATTAAGCACTGAAGAAGCACACAAAGTATTACGCACAATTAATAAGATGTATCCTGACGCTAAAAGTGAACTCATCTGGGACAATAACTTCCACTTACTTTGTGCAGTTTTAATGAGTGCGCAAACAACGGATAAGATGGTGAACCGCGTAATGCCCCAGTTCATTGCTGATTATCCCACGCCAGTTGAGCTGGCACAGGCAACAATTGCGGATATTGAAGATCATATTTCGAAAATTGGCTTGTATCATTCAAAAGCTAAGCACCTTAAGGAAACCGCACAAATTCTAGTTGATAAATATGATTGTAAAATTCCAGGGGATAAAAAGACGCTTGTTACCTTACCAGGAGTTGGTGTAAAAACTGCTAACGTTGTTTTAGCCGATGGCTTTGGCATTCCAGCAATCGCCGTTGATACCCACGTCTCACGCATTTCTAAACGATTCCACATTGTAGCTCAAGATGCAAAACCACTTGAAATTGAAAAAAGGCTGGAAGAAGTTTTACCGCCTGAAGAGTGGATTCACACGCACCACGCAATGATTTTGTTTGGTCGTTATTCCATGACAGCCCGCGATAAAGACGATCCGTATACTTACTTGAAATAA
- a CDS encoding ATP-binding cassette domain-containing protein, with protein MEFIKIINLIINHQGTKLFVIPHLKISTNEKIGLIGENGAGKTTLMRAIVQMPEAAHGQIIKNCSLVYVPQLLPQTDCSGGEKEKATLEAAFHQLKGQTNSVLLLDEPTSNLDETEQKWLITKLQSLTCSLLVISHDRQLLNAVTNRIWELKNQQITAFTGNFAAYEQHSTREKATHEVQVRQHELKRKRLQKEYQHKQSQGHTARKRKAGISTSDWKSRGDATGTERKLLRQSRILAKKIAAEAAAVKQSYKRQPITLKNITADLSKLNLPAKANLISIKPQNVSWQKQELFKITHELRLQANSKIVLTGPNGSGKSVFLKQLAGQHLTGFYNQQLSIGHFNQDLTASLSQETVLHQILQESIFARSSTMQLLGDLHLQVALNEPITKLSGGQLVCFNLAQVLLGRHNFLLLDEPTNFLDISAITALTNFIKNYPFALIVVSHDQKFIADLNLPNWKIKNGLLLNGAYLQSNSNQNQEKIALLKFKRDQMIGDPTATLTQIKEITQQLQELTR; from the coding sequence ATGGAATTTATTAAAATTATTAATCTAATAATTAATCATCAGGGAACAAAGTTATTTGTAATCCCACATTTAAAAATTAGTACAAACGAAAAAATTGGTTTAATTGGTGAAAATGGAGCTGGTAAAACGACTTTGATGCGTGCAATTGTGCAAATGCCAGAAGCAGCTCACGGTCAAATCATTAAAAATTGTTCACTGGTGTATGTCCCGCAATTATTGCCGCAAACTGATTGCAGTGGCGGTGAAAAAGAAAAGGCTACACTAGAAGCGGCTTTTCACCAATTAAAAGGGCAGACAAATAGTGTGCTGCTGCTTGACGAGCCAACTTCAAATTTAGATGAAACTGAACAAAAATGGCTAATTACTAAGCTGCAAAGCCTAACTTGTTCCTTGCTTGTCATTAGTCACGATCGGCAATTACTGAATGCCGTTACCAATCGCATTTGGGAGTTAAAGAACCAGCAAATCACTGCCTTTACGGGCAATTTTGCCGCCTATGAACAGCATTCGACTCGCGAAAAAGCAACCCATGAAGTTCAGGTGCGCCAACATGAATTAAAACGCAAGCGATTGCAAAAAGAGTACCAGCATAAACAGAGTCAAGGCCACACTGCTCGCAAACGTAAAGCAGGAATTTCCACATCAGATTGGAAATCACGCGGTGACGCCACTGGAACAGAACGTAAATTATTGCGGCAAAGTCGAATTTTAGCCAAAAAGATCGCGGCGGAAGCCGCAGCAGTTAAGCAGTCTTATAAACGTCAGCCAATTACACTTAAAAATATTACGGCTGATTTGAGTAAATTGAATTTACCAGCCAAAGCTAATCTAATCAGCATTAAGCCGCAAAATGTTTCTTGGCAAAAGCAAGAATTGTTTAAGATCACTCACGAATTACGGCTGCAAGCTAACAGCAAAATAGTCCTAACTGGACCTAATGGTAGTGGCAAGTCTGTCTTTTTGAAACAATTGGCAGGTCAGCACCTAACCGGCTTTTATAACCAGCAGTTGAGCATTGGCCATTTTAATCAAGACTTAACTGCTTCACTATCACAGGAAACTGTCTTACACCAAATTTTACAGGAATCAATTTTTGCTCGAAGTTCTACAATGCAGCTTTTAGGTGATTTGCATTTACAAGTGGCGCTTAACGAGCCAATTACGAAGTTGAGCGGGGGTCAACTTGTCTGCTTTAACTTAGCTCAGGTATTGTTAGGGCGGCACAATTTTTTACTACTTGATGAACCAACTAATTTTTTAGACATTAGCGCAATTACCGCTCTAACTAATTTTATAAAAAACTATCCGTTTGCTCTGATTGTCGTGTCACATGACCAAAAATTTATTGCCGACCTGAACCTGCCTAACTGGAAAATTAAAAACGGTCTACTTCTTAATGGGGCTTATCTGCAATCAAATAGTAACCAAAACCAAGAAAAGATTGCGCTGCTTAAATTTAAACGTGATCAAATGATTGGCGATCCTACGGCAACTTTAACGCAAATAAAGGAAATTACACAACAATTACAAGAATTAACCAGATAA
- a CDS encoding DnaD domain protein translates to MHYNDFRKLGFTTLPNGLIAYYPQLKISDAELILIIQLEAFAQRGENFPTNEQIAANTNLSTGEVASITQQLIDQNYLSIDQLTDKQGRIGNFYNLDALYQKLDDFLSTNVMIKSHQDQTEKVSDSLDNNPLNTLARQFEIEFGRYLSPIEREEISAWLNVDHYDPEIIKLALREAVLSQAYSLKYVDRILLNWQRHNLKTVAQVQKFLQRNR, encoded by the coding sequence TTGCACTACAATGATTTTCGCAAATTAGGTTTTACTACTTTGCCTAATGGTCTAATTGCTTATTATCCGCAGCTTAAGATCAGTGATGCCGAATTAATTTTAATCATTCAATTAGAGGCCTTTGCACAAAGAGGAGAAAACTTCCCAACAAATGAGCAAATTGCTGCTAATACTAATCTTTCAACCGGTGAGGTGGCCAGCATTACACAGCAATTAATTGACCAAAACTATTTAAGCATTGATCAATTAACTGACAAACAAGGCCGGATTGGCAATTTTTATAATTTGGATGCACTTTATCAAAAGCTAGATGACTTTTTGAGTACTAATGTGATGATTAAGAGCCATCAAGACCAAACAGAAAAAGTCAGTGATAGCTTAGATAATAATCCACTTAACACACTTGCACGACAATTTGAAATTGAATTTGGTCGTTATTTAAGTCCAATTGAGCGCGAAGAAATTTCGGCTTGGCTGAATGTCGATCACTACGACCCAGAAATCATTAAGCTTGCGTTGCGAGAAGCAGTTTTATCACAAGCATATAGCTTAAAGTACGTTGACCGTATTTTGTTAAATTGGCAAAGACATAATCTCAAAACTGTCGCCCAAGTTCAGAAGTTTTTACAAAGGAATCGCTAA